A single Actinomycetota bacterium DNA region contains:
- a CDS encoding aldehyde dehydrogenase family protein — MTEGRNWIGGRWVPAASGETFPSGNPADRDEVLGTFPASGAADIDAAVGAATGAYPGWRRTPTPRRADYVLRAGLVLEQRKEELARLMTREMGKTLRETRADVQEGIDFCLYMAGEGRRSFGNTLPAELPSKFSMTLRHPVGVVGLITPWNFPVAIPLWKIAPALIAGCTCVFKPAEDTPLLAGILVEVFEEVGLPPGVLNLVHGLGEAAGAALVEHPGVAAISFTGSLAVGRQVAEVCARQGKRCSLELGSKNAMVVLPDADLDLAVEAAAWGAFATSGQRCTSTSRLIVLPDIKEAFTEALLARVGAMKAGSGLDPDVELAPVINATQKARILDYIAVGRQEGAVVLTGGHELTGGVYDRGNFIAPTVFDAMTPQMRIAREEIFGPVTGIITVPNLDAALAVANGTEYGLSCAVYTRDIGATFTAIAELEFGVVYINAPTIGAEVQLPFGGMKSTGNGHREAGPQALDEFTEWKAVSVDFSGRVQKAQGID, encoded by the coding sequence GTGACCGAAGGGCGCAACTGGATCGGAGGGCGCTGGGTGCCCGCCGCCTCGGGGGAGACCTTCCCGAGCGGGAACCCGGCCGACCGGGACGAGGTGCTCGGCACGTTCCCCGCGTCGGGCGCGGCCGATATCGATGCTGCCGTCGGCGCCGCTACCGGGGCTTACCCGGGCTGGCGCCGCACCCCCACTCCCCGCCGGGCCGACTACGTCCTGCGGGCCGGGCTGGTCCTCGAGCAGCGCAAGGAGGAGCTGGCCCGGCTCATGACCCGGGAGATGGGCAAGACGCTGCGCGAGACCCGGGCCGACGTCCAGGAGGGCATCGACTTCTGCCTCTACATGGCCGGCGAGGGCCGCCGCTCCTTCGGCAACACCCTGCCCGCCGAGTTGCCCAGCAAGTTCTCCATGACGCTTCGCCACCCCGTCGGCGTGGTGGGCCTGATCACCCCGTGGAACTTCCCCGTCGCCATCCCGCTGTGGAAGATCGCCCCCGCCCTGATCGCGGGCTGCACCTGCGTGTTCAAGCCCGCCGAGGACACGCCGCTGCTGGCCGGGATCTTGGTGGAGGTCTTCGAGGAGGTCGGGCTGCCGCCCGGTGTCTTGAACCTGGTCCACGGCCTGGGGGAGGCCGCGGGCGCCGCGCTGGTCGAGCACCCCGGCGTCGCCGCCATCTCGTTCACCGGGAGCCTGGCGGTGGGGCGGCAGGTGGCCGAGGTCTGCGCCCGCCAGGGCAAGCGCTGTTCGCTGGAGCTGGGGTCGAAGAACGCCATGGTGGTGCTGCCCGACGCCGACCTGGACCTGGCGGTGGAGGCCGCCGCCTGGGGGGCATTCGCCACCAGCGGCCAGCGCTGCACCTCCACCAGCCGGTTGATCGTGCTGCCCGACATCAAGGAGGCGTTCACCGAGGCCCTTCTCGCCCGGGTGGGTGCCATGAAGGCCGGCTCCGGGCTGGACCCCGACGTCGAGCTGGCCCCGGTGATCAACGCCACCCAGAAGGCCCGCATCCTGGACTACATCGCCGTCGGCCGGCAGGAGGGAGCCGTGGTCCTCACCGGCGGCCACGAGCTGACCGGCGGGGTCTACGACCGGGGCAACTTCATTGCCCCGACTGTCTTCGACGCCATGACCCCGCAGATGCGCATCGCCCGGGAGGAGATCTTCGGGCCGGTGACCGGCATCATCACGGTGCCCAACCTCGATGCCGCCCTCGCGGTGGCGAACGGGACCGAGTACGGCCTCTCGTGCGCGGTCTACACCCGGGACATCGGGGCCACGTTCACCGCCATCGCCGAGCTGGAGTTCGGCGTCGTCTACATCAACGCCCCCACCATCGGAGCCGAGGTCCAGCTGCCCTTCGGGGGGATGAAATCCACCGGCAACGGTCATCGGGAGGCAGGCCCGCAGGCGCTGGACGAGTTCA
- a CDS encoding DUF3090 family protein, whose amino-acid sequence MSEDIEFDGVDRITFGTVGPPGRRTFYLQARRGTVMVTLVVEKEHLVALGEGTEEIFKAEGYPDPATGGTDEDPPMELEEPIEPMFRVGAVALGFAEDRDLVLIECRAMAPEDEESPAARFWITKAQLEALSARGVEVASQGRPLCPLCRVPMDPEGHECFASNGHRTGSALDS is encoded by the coding sequence ATGAGCGAGGACATCGAGTTCGACGGCGTCGATCGCATCACCTTCGGCACCGTCGGCCCGCCCGGGCGGCGGACGTTCTACCTGCAGGCCCGGCGGGGCACCGTCATGGTCACGCTCGTGGTCGAGAAGGAGCACCTGGTGGCGCTCGGGGAGGGCACCGAGGAGATCTTCAAGGCCGAGGGCTACCCGGACCCCGCCACCGGGGGCACCGACGAGGACCCCCCCATGGAGCTCGAGGAGCCCATCGAGCCGATGTTCCGGGTGGGTGCGGTGGCACTCGGATTCGCCGAGGACCGGGACCTGGTGCTCATCGAGTGCCGGGCGATGGCGCCCGAGGACGAGGAGTCGCCCGCCGCCCGCTTCTGGATCACCAAGGCGCAGCTGGAGGCCCTGAGCGCCCGGGGCGTGGAGGTGGCCTCCCAGGGCCGCCCGCTCTGCCCGCTCTGCCGGGTGCCGATGGACCCCGAGGGCCACGAGTGCTTCGCCTCCAACGGGCACCGCACGGGCTCCGCGCTGGACTCGTAA
- a CDS encoding SCO1664 family protein, which translates to MEVLGLMPGASNYTFLCRLGPEMEGEAEDGAGERLAIYKPRRGEAPLWDFPSGTLCQREVAAYLVSAAAGFDLVPPTVLRDGPAGPGSVQAFVHHDFDCTAFDLYRSNDADLRRIALFDLVINNADRKAGHVFVDVGGHVWAIDHGICFHAEPKLRTVLWDFAGTPITDGERALLDRLVEALTGDLGDRLRPLLDAEERVALRRRLRAARGAKVFPQPGPGRSFPWPPV; encoded by the coding sequence CTGGAGGTCCTCGGCCTCATGCCGGGCGCGTCGAACTACACGTTCCTGTGCCGCCTGGGGCCCGAGATGGAAGGTGAGGCCGAGGACGGGGCCGGCGAACGCCTGGCGATCTACAAGCCCCGGCGGGGCGAGGCCCCTCTGTGGGACTTCCCCTCCGGGACGCTCTGCCAGCGAGAGGTGGCGGCCTACCTGGTGAGCGCCGCGGCCGGCTTCGATCTGGTGCCCCCAACGGTGCTGCGCGACGGCCCGGCCGGGCCGGGGTCGGTGCAGGCGTTCGTGCACCACGACTTCGACTGCACCGCCTTCGATCTCTACCGGAGCAACGACGCCGATCTCCGCCGCATCGCCCTGTTCGACCTGGTGATCAACAACGCCGACCGCAAGGCCGGCCACGTCTTTGTGGACGTCGGGGGCCACGTGTGGGCGATCGACCACGGGATCTGCTTCCACGCCGAACCCAAGCTGCGCACCGTCCTTTGGGACTTCGCCGGGACCCCGATCACCGACGGGGAGCGGGCGCTCCTCGACCGCCTGGTGGAGGCGCTCACGGGCGACCTGGGCGACCGGCTCCGGCCGCTCCTGGACGCCGAGGAGCGGGTGGCTCTGCGCAGGCGCCTGCGGGCGGCCCGCGGGGCAAAGGTGTTCCCCCAGCCCGGGCCGGGCCGCTCCTTTCCCTGGCCGCCGGTCTGA